In Clostridium omnivorum, the DNA window TTTCAAAACAATCACTTCCTCTTAACTTCATTATAAGTATTTACTAATTCTTCCCTTGAGAATATTTTCAATGCAAAGCACGCAATACAAGCAATTACTAATACAATCATGCCCTTTATAAATATGTTGGACAAAATATAATTTTTAATAGCTATATCTGATACAACTATTACTGCTGCAAACATAATTAACTTTAATATATTAATACCAATTGACTTGTAGTCCATTTTATATACAACATAAAAGTGAATAACACATAAAATAAAGTTTGTTATCAAAGATGCATATGCTGCACCAATATAGTCATACTTTGGAATAAGCAGAAGATTGAAAGAAACATTTATTATACTGCCTATTACTACTATATAAAATCTTACTTTTTGCTTATCAACTGAAGTTAGCAGAATTGCTGGCACATTACCAACAAATCTTAAAACAACAACAAAACTTAGTATCATTAATATAGGTATTGCATTATCATATTTTGTCTTATACAGAATTCTTATAATTTGTTTACTGTTTAAAAATGTTTCTGCCGCAAAAAAAACACTTACAATCCACATAAGTTTCAAACATTTATCGTACATTGACTTCAACTTATCCTTTGAATCATGATATCTAGACATAACAGGCATCATAACACCCATAATTGTATCAGTAACTATCATTAATGCAATAATAAGTCTTGTAGCAGACTGATAATATCCAACACTCTCATTACCCTTAAATTGTGAAATTAAAAGCGCATCAATTTGAAAATATATAAAACTAAATAGCTGATGAAATCCAAAAGGCATTGCTCTTCTAAATAATCTATTCCACTTATCAAGTTCAATTGTAAAAGCAGAGGTAATATTCTTCTTTTTAAAAATAATGATACTTGCTATTACAGCTGCTAGCCTTGCAAGTAGATATGCTATGGCAACATACATTATATTTTTAAACATGTATAATGCAACTAAACATAAAATTATTAGTAAACTTTGGAGCAGTATATTTAGGTAAGTTTCATACTGCATCATTTCTAAGCCCCTAAACACATTACAATAAAACGCGAATAGGGAATTAAACATATAGGCAGCACCAGTTAAATACACAAGATATACTACATTTTTGTCGTAATGCATAAAATTAATTATTATGCAATTAGAAACTAAAAATAATATAGATAAAAACAACTTAAATCCATATACATGTGGTAGATACTCATTAAGTTTGTCTTTATTTCTTGCAATATCAACAACAATTAATGTGCTTAATCCGAAGTCAGCTACAATTAGTAGTAAATTTGCATAGGATTGAGCAAATGTAAAATTACCATAATCTATTGGCAAACTATTTCTTGCTATTAAAATAGTTATAATAAACCCTGAAAACATACTAAGAAAATTAGTTAAAAACAAAAAAAATGTATTTTTTACGATATTTCTATTTTCGCTCATACAGCTCTCCTTCAAATGTCAACATAATTTTCCCCCAGTAATCCTTGCTAGCAGCAAAATCAAAGGCATCCTTCAAAACTTCTATAGAGTCAACCTCAAATCTTCTTTCACAAATAACTTTACTTAACATATCTTGAAAAAGCTTAGCTCTCATATATTCCAAAATTACTGGATATGAATGTCGTGTACTCCTGCTACTTCCTTTAATAGTAAGTCCCTTCTCCAATACATCTCTCATATTTATAGCGACGTTTTGCTCACTTACTCCCATTGAAACAATAGATCCACCTCGTCTAACAATATCAATAGCATAATTAATTGCATCACCCATGTTGTTTCCACCAACGCACTCAAAAACGTAAGTAGGATGAAATGAAGCTGCATCATAAAATGGTTCGTCGCCTCGTATATTTAATTTTTGTGCAAATTCAAACATATTCAACTTTGACTCATCTGTACCGATAATTAGCAAATTATTTGTAGGAATTTTATATATAAATGAAAGAACGCAATACATTAAGTACCCAACAGGTCCATCACCAAAAACAACTATTCTTTCATCCCCATTTATTTTAACTTTTTTTGTTGCTTCATAGCTAACTGTTACTAACTCACTTAATGCAGCGATTTCACTTGGTACATCGTCGGGAATTTTTACTACGCATTCCTTAGGATGAACTATAAACTTTTGCATTAGTCCATCGTAACCGCTAGATATAAATATCCCATTTTCGCAATAATTCTCTCCTACTTCTTCCAGCTCACAGGCTATACAACATTCCTTTTGTTCTTTTCTATCTAAAACATAGCCTGGTATATTAGGTACTAATACTACTCTATCATTTTTGTTAAAAGCAGCATTACTTTCCTCTACTATACCAATGCCTTCATGTAATAAAGCCATTGGTAGCTTTTTCTTTAATGCTTCTGGCCTTCTATTTCCTGTATAATATCTTAAATCTGCAGCACAAATATAGCAAAGTGTGGGCATCACAACAATATCATTACTATCAATTTTTATATTTTTATCTCTCAGCTCAAACTTATATGGTTTTGTAAGTTGAATCACCTTATTTTTTAGTTGGTTATTCATACTAATTACCTTCTTTTCCAAATAATTTTTTAAATAGTTCTATGTCTGATTGAGTTGTTAGTTTTATGTTATCATAACTGCCTTCAACTATTTTTACTTTTTGTCCTATTCTAAGCACCAATTTAACATCATCGGTTGTATCAGTAAAATTATCGTTTATAGCAGCTTCATGAGCTTTTTTTATAATTGAATATTTAAATACCTGAGGAGTCTGACCATTGTACAACTCTTCTCTTCGCGGAATAAAATCTATAAATCCATCTTTTTCTTTAACTATAGTATCAGTAGCTTTTACGCAAACATCAACTGCTCCATAATCTGCAGCTTCTAAGATTGATTTTTTAATTATATCCTCAGTAATAAATGGTCTTACA includes these proteins:
- a CDS encoding flippase, with amino-acid sequence MSENRNIVKNTFFLFLTNFLSMFSGFIITILIARNSLPIDYGNFTFAQSYANLLLIVADFGLSTLIVVDIARNKDKLNEYLPHVYGFKLFLSILFLVSNCIIINFMHYDKNVVYLVYLTGAAYMFNSLFAFYCNVFRGLEMMQYETYLNILLQSLLIILCLVALYMFKNIMYVAIAYLLARLAAVIASIIIFKKKNITSAFTIELDKWNRLFRRAMPFGFHQLFSFIYFQIDALLISQFKGNESVGYYQSATRLIIALMIVTDTIMGVMMPVMSRYHDSKDKLKSMYDKCLKLMWIVSVFFAAETFLNSKQIIRILYKTKYDNAIPILMILSFVVVLRFVGNVPAILLTSVDKQKVRFYIVVIGSIINVSFNLLLIPKYDYIGAAYASLITNFILCVIHFYVVYKMDYKSIGINILKLIMFAAVIVVSDIAIKNYILSNIFIKGMIVLVIACIACFALKIFSREELVNTYNEVKRK
- a CDS encoding zinc-binding dehydrogenase, whose amino-acid sequence is MNNQLKNKVIQLTKPYKFELRDKNIKIDSNDIVVMPTLCYICAADLRYYTGNRRPEALKKKLPMALLHEGIGIVEESNAAFNKNDRVVLVPNIPGYVLDRKEQKECCIACELEEVGENYCENGIFISSGYDGLMQKFIVHPKECVVKIPDDVPSEIAALSELVTVSYEATKKVKINGDERIVVFGDGPVGYLMYCVLSFIYKIPTNNLLIIGTDESKLNMFEFAQKLNIRGDEPFYDAASFHPTYVFECVGGNNMGDAINYAIDIVRRGGSIVSMGVSEQNVAINMRDVLEKGLTIKGSSRSTRHSYPVILEYMRAKLFQDMLSKVICERRFEVDSIEVLKDAFDFAASKDYWGKIMLTFEGELYERK
- the ispD gene encoding 2-C-methyl-D-erythritol 4-phosphate cytidylyltransferase, coding for MKTYAVLLAGGSGLRMNIDLPKQFMTFNNKTIMEYTVDKFNKCSMIDEIVIVMNKQYISKAQEILNKVKFNKNVVVIEGGSSRQESTYMALKHLSNKNADIVVIHDVVRPFITEDIIKKSILEAADYGAVDVCVKATDTIVKEKDGFIDFIPRREELYNGQTPQVFKYSIIKKAHEAAINDNFTDTTDDVKLVLRIGQKVKIVEGSYDNIKLTTQSDIELFKKLFGKEGN